In the Candidatus Electrothrix rattekaaiensis genome, one interval contains:
- the pepN gene encoding aminopeptidase N: protein MKQHSTTYLKDYRPYPFTLSTVDLRFELAPEQTRVLARTVMERNPLSKLSKDNNSALELTGESLELVSVQIDMIPLTKDEYSYDGNTLRIPEVPDQFTLGIETLINPQENTALEGLYLSSGNYCTQCEAEGFRRITCYPDRPDVLAVFTTIIIGPKDSCPVLLANGNRTAQGELLDGRHFATWHDPFPKPSYLFALVAGDLTCIEDTFTTMSGGKITLHIYVEHRNKEKCGHAMESLKNSMRWDEQTFGREYDLDTYMIVAVDDFNMGAMENKGLNIFNSKYVLARPETATDADYEGIEGVIGHEYFHNWTGNRVTCRDWFQLSLKEGLTVFRDQQFSADMGSRAVKRIQDADIMRSFQFREDSGPMAHPVKPASYMEINNFYTLTVYNKGAEVIRMLHTLLGPEGFRKGMDLYFERHDGQAVTCDDFIQAMQDAQSQETIPDFEQFKLWYSQAGTPTVTVSQDYDPATQEYTLTAQQSCPDTPDQPGKDKQPFLLPLCIGLLDSTGRDMELHLQDLQDEDRNSGTLLFRREKQQFRFTGIKEQPVLSINRNFSAPINIVSDLGEEELAFLMAHDSDSFNRWDAGQQLGLRCLLAGIDDWHQGKELTVPALFHQAFDRLLCDEETDPAFLASALTLPSETWISQQLDIIEPKAVHVTRQAFRAQLSWQHRDTLYENYYTLGTEEPYRYSAEEAARRALRNCHLAYLLAPEAEEPISEELLNIGVEQYRQADNMTDALTALRAVINADRAAGDELLADFYSRWQNDPLVVDKWLVLQATCTLPGTLQRVQELMQHSAFSMKNPNKVRSLIGAFCGNQHQFHVKDGSGYTFLVNCITELDPVNPQVAARMVSPLTRWKQYDEQRQQLMKAALERIAAQPGLSRDTGEIVEKSL, encoded by the coding sequence ATGAAACAGCACTCGACAACGTATTTGAAAGATTACCGCCCTTACCCCTTTACCCTTTCCACGGTTGATCTCCGTTTTGAACTGGCTCCAGAGCAGACACGGGTACTTGCCCGCACCGTTATGGAGCGCAATCCGCTGAGTAAGCTGAGCAAGGACAACAACTCTGCCCTGGAACTCACTGGCGAATCGCTTGAATTAGTCTCTGTACAAATTGATATGATTCCGTTGACAAAGGATGAATACAGCTATGATGGCAATACGCTTCGAATTCCAGAAGTACCGGATCAGTTCACCCTGGGAATTGAGACGCTCATCAACCCGCAGGAAAACACTGCCCTGGAAGGACTCTATCTCTCATCAGGGAACTACTGCACCCAATGTGAGGCTGAGGGCTTCCGTCGTATTACCTGTTACCCCGACCGACCGGATGTCCTGGCGGTCTTCACCACCATTATCATCGGCCCGAAAGACAGCTGCCCGGTACTGCTGGCCAACGGCAACCGAACAGCCCAGGGAGAACTTCTTGATGGTCGCCATTTTGCCACCTGGCACGACCCCTTTCCCAAACCCAGCTATCTCTTTGCCCTGGTTGCTGGCGACCTGACCTGCATAGAGGATACCTTTACCACCATGTCTGGGGGCAAAATTACGCTGCATATTTATGTGGAACATCGCAACAAAGAAAAATGCGGCCATGCTATGGAATCTCTGAAAAACTCCATGCGCTGGGATGAGCAGACCTTTGGCCGAGAATACGATCTGGACACCTATATGATCGTGGCTGTGGATGATTTCAACATGGGGGCTATGGAAAATAAGGGCTTAAACATCTTTAACTCCAAATATGTTCTGGCCCGCCCGGAGACAGCAACAGATGCTGATTACGAGGGAATCGAAGGGGTTATCGGCCATGAGTATTTCCATAACTGGACAGGCAATAGAGTCACCTGCCGGGACTGGTTCCAACTCAGCCTCAAAGAAGGGCTGACCGTGTTTCGTGATCAGCAATTTTCTGCGGACATGGGTTCCAGGGCGGTCAAACGGATTCAGGATGCCGACATCATGCGTTCCTTTCAATTTCGGGAAGACAGCGGCCCGATGGCCCATCCGGTCAAGCCCGCATCTTATATGGAAATTAACAACTTCTACACCCTGACCGTCTATAATAAGGGTGCCGAGGTGATCAGAATGCTCCACACCCTGCTGGGACCGGAAGGCTTTCGCAAAGGCATGGATCTCTATTTTGAACGACACGACGGTCAGGCCGTGACCTGTGATGACTTTATTCAGGCTATGCAGGATGCCCAATCGCAAGAAACCATCCCGGATTTCGAGCAATTCAAGCTCTGGTACAGTCAAGCCGGAACCCCGACCGTCACAGTTTCGCAGGACTATGATCCGGCAACGCAGGAATACACCCTGACCGCGCAGCAGTCCTGTCCCGACACACCGGATCAGCCGGGCAAGGATAAGCAGCCTTTTCTCCTGCCCCTGTGCATCGGTCTTCTGGACAGCACGGGCCGGGATATGGAGCTGCATCTACAAGACCTACAAGATGAGGACAGAAACAGCGGAACCTTGCTGTTTCGCCGGGAAAAGCAGCAATTCCGCTTCACCGGAATAAAAGAACAACCCGTGCTTTCCATAAATCGAAACTTTTCAGCACCCATCAACATCGTCTCGGATCTCGGAGAAGAAGAACTGGCCTTTCTCATGGCCCATGACAGCGATTCCTTTAATCGCTGGGATGCCGGACAACAACTGGGCCTGCGCTGTCTCCTGGCCGGAATCGACGATTGGCATCAAGGGAAGGAGCTGACCGTACCCGCCTTATTTCATCAGGCATTTGATCGCCTGCTCTGTGATGAAGAGACGGACCCGGCCTTTCTTGCCTCCGCCCTGACCCTGCCTTCAGAGACCTGGATCAGCCAGCAGCTTGATATCATTGAACCGAAGGCTGTGCATGTCACCCGGCAAGCCTTCAGAGCGCAACTGAGTTGGCAGCATCGGGATACCCTTTATGAAAATTATTACACGCTGGGAACAGAGGAGCCGTACCGATACTCGGCAGAAGAGGCCGCTCGCCGGGCCTTGCGCAATTGTCACCTTGCCTACCTGCTGGCCCCGGAAGCGGAAGAACCAATTTCCGAAGAACTTCTCAATATCGGAGTAGAGCAATATAGGCAGGCCGATAATATGACCGATGCTTTGACAGCACTGCGAGCGGTGATCAATGCGGACCGGGCAGCCGGAGACGAACTGCTTGCTGATTTTTACAGCCGCTGGCAGAATGATCCCCTGGTGGTGGATAAATGGCTCGTTCTTCAGGCCACCTGCACACTGCCCGGCACACTGCAACGGGTCCAAGAATTAATGCAGCATTCGGCCTTCAGTATGAAAAATCCGAACAAGGTACGTTCACTTATCGGGGCCTTTTGCGGCAATCAGCATCAATTCCATGTCAAGGACGGGAGTGGCTATACCTTCCTGGTTAATTGCATCACCGAACTTGATCCCGTGAATCCCCAGGTCGCGGCACGGATGGTCTCTCCGCTCACCAGATGGAAGCAGTATGATGAACAGCGGCAGCAGTTGATGAAAGCCGCTCTTGAACGAATTGCTGCTCAGCCGGGTTTGTCGCGTGATACAGGCGAGATTGTTGAAAAAAGTTTATGA
- a CDS encoding RND transporter: protein MEKIWKWLDALPFAPLVVVALILGFAPFVPEPHLVEKIRMLAAGTLVRPIDIFDLFYHGLPLALLFLKLIRLLNRTDKA from the coding sequence ATGGAAAAAATCTGGAAATGGCTGGATGCCCTTCCTTTTGCACCGCTGGTGGTTGTTGCGCTTATTCTCGGATTTGCCCCGTTTGTACCGGAGCCGCATCTTGTCGAGAAAATTCGTATGCTGGCAGCCGGTACCTTGGTCAGGCCGATTGATATCTTTGATCTGTTCTATCACGGGCTGCCTCTGGCCCTGTTGTTTCTCAAGCTTATCCGGTTGCTGAACAGAACGGATAAGGCATAA
- a CDS encoding alpha/beta hydrolase produces MDRPEVQRILFHPRTAERTPLPAGAEDIDIEVEPGVVIGCRFFSAGKDKPTILFFHGNGEIVADYDLIGPEYVRYGLNVLVTDYRGYGWSAGEPSFSALLADGHALYAELKKILAERGYRPTVFIMGRSLGSAPAIELAWKYNEEISGLIIESGFAETLPLAETLGADMSAMNVTEEQTFNNIGKIKDIAKPTFLLHGQRDTLIPLWQAEKLHADSGARMKELQVVPGADHNSLISIGGKYYFMAIQQFIEKTTGDSDWRNRRKKFKKKQALVE; encoded by the coding sequence ATGGATCGTCCTGAAGTGCAACGTATTTTGTTTCATCCTCGAACAGCGGAGCGAACGCCCTTACCCGCAGGTGCTGAAGATATTGATATCGAGGTCGAACCGGGTGTTGTTATCGGATGCCGTTTTTTCTCCGCAGGAAAAGATAAACCGACCATTCTTTTCTTTCACGGAAACGGCGAGATTGTTGCGGATTACGATCTGATCGGGCCGGAATATGTCCGCTACGGATTGAATGTGCTGGTCACAGATTATCGCGGCTATGGATGGAGTGCTGGAGAGCCTTCTTTTTCCGCCCTGCTTGCTGATGGACATGCCCTCTATGCTGAATTAAAAAAGATTCTTGCGGAAAGGGGATACAGGCCGACGGTCTTTATCATGGGCAGATCCCTGGGTTCTGCTCCGGCCATTGAGCTTGCCTGGAAATATAACGAGGAGATCAGCGGGTTGATTATTGAAAGCGGTTTTGCCGAAACCCTGCCTTTGGCGGAAACGCTCGGGGCTGATATGTCGGCGATGAATGTTACGGAAGAACAAACCTTTAATAATATCGGCAAGATTAAGGACATCGCAAAACCGACCTTCCTTCTGCACGGTCAACGCGACACCCTGATTCCGCTTTGGCAGGCGGAAAAATTACATGCTGACAGCGGGGCCCGTATGAAGGAGCTTCAGGTGGTGCCGGGTGCTGATCATAATTCTTTAATCAGTATCGGTGGAAAATATTATTTTATGGCGATTCAGCAATTTATTGAAAAAACTACCGGGGACTCGGACTGGCGGAACCGGCGAAAGAAATTCAAGAAAAAGCAAGCCCTTGTTGAATAG
- a CDS encoding pyruvate, water dikinase regulatory protein produces MWSVKDVYYVSDSTALLTEDIGKSLLCQFPGIGLNEEKIPFVKTLHDAEKAVAHILEQSGGLQPLVFCTIIDSDVCAVFDRAEIEMFDLYGGLLDRLERQLEAKALRQPGFFRNRDHAKPDKRVEAIHYTIEHDDGQRTGGYDQAEIILIGVSRTGKTPVSVYLATHMGLKTANFPMTADHLAAYELPADIVRNRQKTIGLTITPQFLHRIREERYKGSSYAQLATCRDEIRQADQLYMRHGIKTLNTEGKSIEELAVQITQLLGISKKKR; encoded by the coding sequence ATGTGGAGTGTGAAAGATGTATATTATGTCTCTGATTCAACAGCTCTCCTGACGGAAGATATCGGGAAGTCGCTTCTGTGTCAGTTTCCGGGAATCGGTTTGAATGAGGAAAAGATTCCCTTTGTTAAAACGCTGCATGATGCCGAAAAAGCCGTTGCCCATATTCTGGAACAGTCGGGCGGCTTGCAGCCTCTGGTTTTCTGTACCATTATAGATTCGGACGTATGCGCTGTTTTTGACAGAGCTGAGATTGAGATGTTTGATCTCTACGGCGGACTTCTGGACAGGCTTGAACGGCAGCTGGAAGCCAAGGCCCTGCGTCAACCCGGCTTTTTCAGAAACCGTGACCATGCCAAACCGGATAAACGGGTGGAGGCCATCCACTATACCATTGAGCATGACGACGGGCAGAGAACCGGCGGTTATGATCAGGCGGAAATCATTTTAATAGGTGTCTCCAGGACAGGAAAAACCCCGGTCTCTGTCTATTTGGCTACCCATATGGGGCTGAAAACAGCCAATTTTCCCATGACAGCAGATCATTTGGCAGCGTATGAACTGCCAGCGGATATTGTCCGTAATCGACAAAAAACAATCGGCCTGACTATCACCCCGCAGTTCCTGCACAGAATCAGAGAAGAACGCTATAAGGGGAGCAGCTATGCTCAACTGGCAACCTGCCGGGATGAGATACGCCAAGCTGACCAGCTCTATATGCGACACGGGATCAAGACGTTGAATACCGAGGGGAAATCTATTGAAGAGCTTGCCGTGCAGATAACCCAGCTGCTCGGTATATCCAAGAAAAAACGATAA
- a CDS encoding dCMP deaminase family protein, which produces MGTEKRTDCLSWDEYFMAVALLSGQRSKDPNTRVGACVADAGNKIVGVGYNGFPWGCSDDELPWNREGDYLDTKYPYVCHAELNAVLNATSRSLSGCRIYVALFPCNECTKVIIQSGIREIIYLSDKYKQTDSVRASKIMLKKSGVQYRQFRIERDTILLTFREER; this is translated from the coding sequence ATGGGGACGGAAAAACGGACAGATTGTCTGTCATGGGATGAGTATTTTATGGCCGTTGCTTTGCTTTCCGGGCAGCGTTCAAAGGATCCGAATACACGAGTCGGAGCCTGCGTGGCGGATGCTGGTAATAAGATCGTCGGTGTCGGTTATAATGGTTTTCCTTGGGGCTGTTCCGATGATGAGCTGCCTTGGAACCGTGAGGGGGATTACTTGGATACCAAATATCCTTATGTCTGTCATGCAGAATTGAATGCCGTCCTGAACGCGACCTCCCGTAGCCTTTCCGGCTGCCGAATCTACGTGGCTCTTTTCCCCTGCAATGAATGCACAAAAGTGATCATCCAGTCAGGTATCAGAGAAATTATCTACCTCTCTGATAAGTATAAACAGACTGATTCGGTCAGGGCATCAAAAATTATGTTGAAAAAATCCGGCGTGCAATACAGGCAGTTCCGGATAGAGCGTGACACCATATTGCTTACATTCAGGGAAGAACGCTGA
- the hcp gene encoding hydroxylamine reductase, with protein sequence MYCNQCEQTAKGIACTTVGVCGKNEELAEIEDVLIYALCGMSLFAHEARQKGIIDDTIDRFTMEAIFSTLTNVNFDPERFVVLINKVVDLRDSLKVRVAEAGGKVDFEHPAASFSPADSVAGLAQQGAELQFIPNLDSDENIRSLKQTLLYGLKGIAAYTDHASILGQNDPAIAGFMYEGLSALLAEGLTIADCVPVAMKAGEINLRAMELLDAGNTGTYGHPVPTSVPLGHRPNKCILITGHDLRDLELLLKQTEGKGIDVYTHGEMLPCHGYPELKKYEHFYGHFGTAWQNQHKEFPSFPGPVLFTTNCIQKPRDEYKDRIFTTGLVGWPGVAHIEGKDFASVIDKALAMDGWQDDADNGSVMVGFARNAVLGVADKVIEAVKNKDIRHFFLVGGCDGAKPGRDYFTKFVEQVPDDCIVLTLACGKFRFFDQDLGDIGGIPRLLDVGQCNDAYSAIQIAVALAGAFECEVNDLPLSMIISWYEQKAAAILLTLLYLGIKDIRLGPSLPAFISPAILDFLVATFGIKPVAATPEEDLKAILG encoded by the coding sequence ATGTATTGCAACCAATGTGAACAGACAGCCAAGGGAATCGCCTGTACTACTGTGGGCGTATGCGGTAAAAACGAGGAACTTGCAGAAATCGAAGATGTTTTGATCTATGCCCTTTGCGGTATGTCCTTGTTTGCCCATGAAGCGCGGCAGAAAGGAATTATTGATGATACTATTGATCGTTTCACTATGGAGGCGATTTTTTCCACGCTGACCAATGTGAATTTTGACCCGGAACGCTTTGTTGTTTTGATTAATAAGGTTGTTGATCTGCGTGACTCGCTGAAAGTGCGGGTTGCCGAGGCAGGCGGCAAGGTTGACTTCGAGCACCCGGCAGCCTCTTTTAGCCCGGCGGATTCAGTGGCCGGTCTGGCCCAACAGGGCGCAGAGTTGCAATTTATCCCGAATTTGGACAGCGACGAGAATATTCGCTCCCTAAAACAGACCCTGCTCTACGGTCTCAAAGGTATTGCCGCCTATACCGATCATGCCTCTATTCTTGGTCAGAACGATCCGGCCATTGCTGGCTTTATGTACGAGGGGCTGTCTGCTCTGCTGGCTGAAGGACTGACCATTGCGGACTGCGTGCCCGTGGCCATGAAGGCTGGCGAGATCAACCTGCGAGCAATGGAATTGCTTGATGCGGGCAATACCGGAACCTACGGTCATCCGGTTCCCACTTCGGTGCCCTTGGGACATCGTCCCAATAAATGTATCTTGATTACAGGACACGATCTGCGCGACCTTGAATTGCTGCTGAAACAGACCGAGGGGAAGGGTATTGATGTCTATACCCACGGCGAGATGCTGCCCTGTCACGGCTATCCAGAATTGAAAAAATACGAGCATTTTTACGGACATTTCGGTACAGCTTGGCAGAATCAGCATAAGGAATTCCCGAGTTTTCCTGGGCCGGTGCTCTTTACCACCAACTGCATCCAGAAGCCTCGGGATGAGTATAAGGATCGTATCTTCACCACCGGCTTGGTCGGCTGGCCTGGAGTCGCTCATATTGAGGGCAAGGATTTTGCCTCGGTTATTGATAAGGCCCTGGCTATGGATGGCTGGCAGGACGATGCAGATAACGGCTCTGTTATGGTCGGTTTTGCCCGTAATGCAGTTCTTGGTGTTGCAGATAAGGTGATTGAGGCGGTGAAAAATAAAGATATCCGCCATTTCTTTTTGGTCGGCGGCTGTGACGGTGCTAAACCGGGACGGGATTATTTCACCAAATTTGTTGAGCAGGTGCCTGATGACTGCATAGTGCTGACTTTGGCCTGTGGTAAGTTCCGTTTTTTTGATCAGGATCTTGGTGATATTGGCGGGATTCCGCGCCTGCTTGATGTCGGTCAGTGTAATGATGCCTATTCTGCCATCCAGATTGCTGTGGCCCTGGCCGGTGCCTTTGAGTGCGAGGTGAATGATCTGCCCCTGTCCATGATTATTTCCTGGTACGAGCAGAAAGCAGCAGCTATCCTGCTGACCCTGCTCTATCTCGGCATCAAGGATATCCGCCTCGGACCCTCCTTGCCTGCTTTTATCAGCCCGGCGATTCTGGATTTTTTGGTGGCAACTTTCGGCATTAAGCCGGTTGCCGCAACACCGGAAGAGGATTTGAAGGCTATTTTGGGATAA
- a CDS encoding outer membrane beta-barrel protein — translation MDSRSKKYKYMSSALLLLVSSQANFSGAQEYNKVGMSSPSDLPMATVIYNDQIQDQGSSVYQDQVLVQDQYQDQGAPVILSEPESEAVDNQVGNQDLVEEEENVDADGRVFGYRNGFLHAALGVSGEWTDNLYNTDTEKEENFLTRISPSVWLTWPRRSRRPLQVAADNTAVGGLQYSQSEYDIYNKFQVYLAGKMDFMTYSADSELDHAESSVQGQVLYKPYERLALQLMDNYSHSQDIFNITEATSENNRVYDTNVFKAGIDWHFSDKISVQVGYTNHVLLYDLDVNNFMDRSDDGFNGSLSYDYSPKTNFFIGGSLLTAGYEEDDMPDNDNIFLHAGMNWQATVKTAFMLKAGYQTVDYDEDWNNDGSQAIADTLNDGEDTFHFEAQAIWQATRKSNFLLNSKYNIEQSDSRYALNKTVWASRLAYGYRFTGRIRGTLNFIYEDSDYAQFDGSSRLDERWNFSPSIDFAIKKWLSCSLYYSFDKKDSNFDELDYETNTLGIGARGTF, via the coding sequence ATGGATAGTCGGTCTAAAAAATATAAATATATGAGCAGTGCGTTGCTTCTGTTGGTGAGCTCACAAGCGAATTTTTCAGGGGCACAGGAGTACAATAAGGTTGGGATGTCGTCCCCCTCTGATTTGCCGATGGCAACGGTGATATACAATGACCAGATCCAAGACCAAGGATCTTCTGTATATCAGGATCAAGTTCTCGTTCAAGATCAATATCAAGATCAAGGAGCCCCTGTAATACTATCAGAGCCAGAGAGCGAGGCTGTCGATAATCAGGTCGGTAATCAGGATTTGGTCGAGGAAGAAGAAAATGTTGATGCTGACGGCAGAGTGTTTGGCTATCGAAATGGATTTCTTCATGCCGCCTTGGGAGTGAGCGGTGAATGGACAGACAATTTGTACAATACTGATACAGAGAAAGAAGAAAACTTTTTGACGAGAATCTCTCCTTCTGTATGGTTGACGTGGCCGAGAAGAAGTAGACGTCCGCTTCAGGTTGCTGCGGATAATACAGCAGTAGGCGGTTTGCAGTACAGTCAGTCCGAGTATGATATTTATAACAAGTTTCAGGTCTACCTTGCCGGAAAAATGGATTTTATGACCTATTCGGCAGATTCAGAACTTGATCATGCTGAAAGTAGTGTACAGGGACAGGTGTTGTATAAGCCGTATGAGCGCCTTGCCTTGCAGCTCATGGATAACTACTCTCATAGTCAGGATATTTTTAATATCACAGAGGCTACTTCAGAAAACAACCGGGTTTATGATACCAATGTGTTCAAAGCGGGAATCGACTGGCACTTTTCCGATAAAATATCTGTACAAGTAGGATATACAAACCATGTGTTGCTTTATGACCTTGATGTTAATAACTTCATGGATCGTTCCGATGATGGTTTTAATGGATCTTTGTCGTATGATTACAGTCCGAAAACGAATTTCTTTATTGGCGGCTCCCTGCTGACGGCTGGCTATGAAGAAGATGATATGCCGGATAATGATAATATCTTTTTGCATGCAGGAATGAATTGGCAGGCCACTGTTAAGACAGCTTTTATGCTTAAAGCTGGCTATCAGACGGTAGATTATGATGAAGATTGGAATAATGATGGATCTCAAGCTATTGCTGATACGTTAAACGACGGTGAAGATACATTTCATTTTGAGGCGCAGGCCATATGGCAGGCAACTCGCAAAAGCAATTTTTTGCTGAACTCGAAGTATAATATTGAACAGTCAGACAGTCGTTACGCCCTGAATAAAACAGTTTGGGCCTCCCGATTGGCCTATGGATATCGATTTACCGGTCGCATCAGAGGGACATTGAATTTTATTTATGAAGATTCTGACTATGCTCAATTTGATGGCAGCTCTCGGCTTGATGAACGGTGGAATTTCAGCCCAAGCATTGATTTTGCAATAAAAAAATGGCTGTCCTGCTCCCTGTATTACAGCTTTGACAAGAAAGATTCTAATTTTGATGAGCTGGATTACGAAACAAATACCCTGGGTATCGGTGCCCGTGGTACTTTTTAA
- a CDS encoding HD domain-containing protein has protein sequence MQCPGQDSRYWSGEDVFESNCPKCGHGVEFFKDDSQRTCGHCGHRMLNPHIDFGCASYCPHAEQCLGSLPPELVEAQGDLFKDRIAIAMRKYFGEDRRRILHAEAVAEQAEIIAKAEQEKEQGGDIMVIMAAAYLHDIGIREAERKFNSSAARYQHSEGPPVAREILTQLKADPELLDEVCDIISHHHAPRDEETVNFKVLYDADLIVNKHEQYQKTPPTQEQLERLAALFLTASGAEQGLKVLGKCKEKG, from the coding sequence ATGCAATGTCCAGGCCAAGATAGCCGCTATTGGAGCGGTGAGGATGTGTTTGAAAGCAACTGCCCGAAATGCGGTCACGGGGTGGAGTTCTTTAAGGATGACAGTCAGCGCACCTGCGGTCATTGCGGGCACAGGATGCTGAACCCTCATATTGATTTCGGATGTGCCTCTTATTGTCCTCATGCCGAACAATGCCTTGGTTCTCTGCCGCCGGAATTGGTGGAGGCACAGGGTGATCTGTTCAAAGATCGGATCGCCATAGCCATGCGCAAGTATTTCGGCGAGGACAGGCGACGTATCCTTCATGCAGAGGCGGTTGCAGAACAGGCTGAGATCATCGCCAAGGCAGAACAGGAGAAAGAGCAGGGCGGTGATATAATGGTCATCATGGCTGCTGCCTACTTGCACGATATCGGCATCCGGGAAGCAGAGCGGAAATTCAATTCCTCAGCGGCACGGTATCAACATAGCGAAGGGCCGCCAGTGGCTCGGGAAATCCTGACCCAGCTCAAGGCAGACCCGGAGCTGTTGGACGAGGTCTGCGATATTATCAGTCATCATCATGCGCCGCGCGACGAGGAAACAGTCAATTTTAAGGTACTGTACGATGCTGATTTGATCGTAAATAAGCATGAGCAATATCAAAAAACTCCGCCGACACAGGAGCAGCTTGAGCGATTAGCGGCATTGTTTTTAACTGCCTCTGGAGCAGAGCAGGGGCTGAAAGTGCTGGGAAAATGCAAAGAGAAAGGATGA
- a CDS encoding 4Fe-4S dicluster domain-containing protein, with product MKRKIIEINEELCTGCGECVPDCAEGSLQIIDGKARLVADKLCDGLGACLGSCPTGALQIIERDAEAFDEDAVEEFLAEQKKQQGGVSGEGCPSAQLKTFPQATPCQTANEPSSQAGSALSQLSHWPVQIRLIPPTAPFLENCDLLIAADCTAVTCAGLQQDFIQGRVVMMGCPKFDDQQMYVERFTELFSTRKLNSVTVLIMEVPCCSAMLQIVKKAYNDAGAQVSVRQVVVSTQGQIIDERAW from the coding sequence ATGAAAAGAAAAATTATTGAGATTAATGAGGAGCTCTGTACCGGCTGCGGCGAATGCGTGCCTGACTGCGCAGAAGGTTCTTTGCAGATCATTGACGGTAAGGCCCGGCTGGTAGCGGACAAGCTCTGCGACGGCCTCGGTGCCTGTCTCGGCTCCTGTCCCACAGGGGCCTTGCAAATTATCGAGCGGGATGCTGAAGCCTTTGACGAAGATGCCGTGGAGGAATTTTTGGCGGAGCAAAAAAAGCAGCAGGGCGGGGTGAGCGGAGAAGGATGCCCGTCTGCGCAACTCAAAACCTTTCCGCAAGCCACTCCTTGCCAGACAGCCAACGAGCCCAGCTCTCAGGCAGGTTCGGCCTTGTCCCAACTCTCCCACTGGCCGGTGCAGATTCGTCTGATTCCGCCCACAGCACCATTTTTGGAAAATTGTGATTTGCTGATCGCTGCTGATTGCACGGCTGTTACCTGTGCTGGTTTGCAGCAGGATTTCATTCAGGGCAGGGTGGTGATGATGGGTTGTCCCAAGTTTGACGACCAGCAGATGTATGTGGAGCGGTTTACAGAGTTATTTTCAACCCGCAAGCTGAACTCGGTTACTGTCCTGATTATGGAGGTGCCGTGCTGCTCAGCTATGCTCCAGATCGTCAAAAAAGCTTATAACGATGCCGGGGCCCAAGTTTCGGTGCGGCAGGTGGTTGTTTCTACGCAGGGGCAGATTATTGATGAGCGGGCTTGGTAG
- a CDS encoding Crp/Fnr family transcriptional regulator, which yields MLNKKQLLAESVLFRGLAPPLLQQVADLASIKNFQRGESIFFEGDEATGFYMVGQGRVKIFKMSLDGKEQILHIFGPGEPFGEVPVFHGNPYPANAFSIEPSVMLFFPRQKFIDLINSTPSLALSMLAVLSMRLRRFAAQIESLSLKEVPARLAAHLIYLTEEQNNTGEVTLEIPKGQLASLLGTSPETLSRIFTKMSGQGLISVSGKKIEILRYDRLLER from the coding sequence GTGCTGAACAAAAAACAACTCCTTGCCGAATCAGTCCTTTTCAGAGGACTTGCCCCGCCCCTTCTCCAGCAGGTTGCCGACCTCGCGTCCATAAAAAATTTTCAGCGAGGGGAATCCATCTTTTTTGAAGGAGATGAGGCGACCGGATTCTATATGGTTGGTCAAGGCAGGGTAAAAATTTTCAAAATGTCGTTGGACGGCAAAGAGCAGATTCTCCACATCTTCGGACCTGGCGAGCCTTTTGGTGAGGTACCGGTTTTTCACGGTAATCCCTATCCAGCCAATGCCTTCAGTATTGAGCCTTCCGTCATGCTGTTCTTTCCCCGCCAAAAATTCATCGACCTGATCAACAGCACGCCTTCTCTGGCCCTGTCCATGCTGGCGGTCCTCTCCATGCGTCTGCGCCGCTTTGCCGCCCAGATAGAGAGTCTGTCTCTGAAAGAGGTTCCAGCACGTTTGGCCGCGCATCTGATCTATCTCACTGAGGAGCAGAACAATACCGGCGAGGTGACCCTTGAAATTCCCAAGGGACAGCTGGCCAGTCTGCTGGGAACCAGCCCGGAGACCCTGTCCAGAATTTTCACCAAAATGAGCGGACAGGGGTTAATCAGCGTCAGCGGCAAGAAAATCGAGATTCTCCGCTATGACAGGCTGCTGGAGCGTTAA